The Bacteroidia bacterium nucleotide sequence GTATTGATCCCCAACAAGCCATTGTTGAAGTAGGTAGTCCTGAAATATTCAATTACCCTTTTATGCATATCACCGGACATGGAAACATTGTGTTTTCAGAAAAGGAAGCGGAAAACCTTCGCAACTACTTAATGGCTGGTGGTTTTCTGCACATTGACGATAATTACGGGATGGATAAATTTATTCGACCACAATTAAAAAAGGTATTTCCGGAATTGGATTTGGTTGAATTGCCTTATTCTCATCCCATTTACCATCAGAAATTCGAATTCAAAAATGGATTGCCTAAAATCCATGAACATGACAACAAGCCACCCCAAGGTTTTGGTTTAATTTACCAAGGTCGTTTGGTTTGTTTTTATAGCGTAGAATGTGATTTAGGCGATGGTTGGGAGGATCCTGAAGTACATCGCGATAGTCCGGAAGCTAGAGAAAAAGCATTAAAAATGGGAGCCAATTTAATTCAATACGCATTCACCGGAGGAGAGTAGTGCTTACCTTTAGCCCATGACTACCCTTGTCTTTGCCACCCACAATTCCAAAAAAATTCTCGAACTAAAAAGCCTCCTTCCCGAAGGATTTTCGGTTGTGTCAGCCGCCGAACTGGAGGTTCCCGAACCCGAAGAAACCGGAACCACACTCGAAGAAAACTCATCGT carries:
- a CDS encoding DUF4159 domain-containing protein; the encoded protein is MKRVLLIFPLVALLSFKPGNPTIKIALVKYNGGGDWYANLQTSLPNLISFCNKNLGTSIDPQQAIVEVGSPEIFNYPFMHITGHGNIVFSEKEAENLRNYLMAGGFLHIDDNYGMDKFIRPQLKKVFPELDLVELPYSHPIYHQKFEFKNGLPKIHEHDNKPPQGFGLIYQGRLVCFYSVECDLGDGWEDPEVHRDSPEAREKALKMGANLIQYAFTGGE